The Anopheles gambiae chromosome 2, idAnoGambNW_F1_1, whole genome shotgun sequence genomic sequence AAAGGTCCGCGACACCGATACATTCTTCAACTGTGTGGGGAGGGTAAGGTGAATGCTTTGCCCGCTCTGTGGCAACATTCCTCGAACGTCGGACCGTCGTACGAGCAGGGCAGGGGATCAATTACTCCCCAAAGGGTCTCGGTACTGTACGAGAagctagaaaaaaaatagcagCAAGGTAGAGGAGCAGCAACACTGTCGGTATTgtgggtgaaatatttcacccaaacagaaaataaaagcGCCAATTTATGGAAGTACCATTGGTGTTTGGTTGTAAATATTGCCGGAGCGGAAGATACGGTTCCAACCGAGCATATGTTCATGTatcatcctttttttgtgcgccTCTCTGCGCTCTTTCCCAGCATTCCACCGTGTTTGGGATTGTAAAAAGTTTTGCTCCAGCATGCCTTTGCCATTTTTCCGTTTGCTGTTTCAAATGGACAGCAACGCAAATGGGCCATGGTTCAACTGGATTGCACCCTCTCTAGTGTGTGGCGCATAATTATCACATTTTACTTTCCGTAGAGTGTTGTAACGGAGCGAAGTTACAAAACATTCACCGACCATTTGGACGTAAATGGGGAGGCATTAAAAAGCTACAATTACAATCTCGCTACCGATGACCGAGAGATGCCGGTACGATTCTCTGGCCAGTGTTTGAgctttataatttatttcccaGAATTTACATCGGATGTTTTCCCCCTCTTGCGTTCGAGCCAGTCGGAACTGTTTCGCCGGAAAGTGGGTAAATGGTTGAACGTATTTCTGTGGAACGTTTACCCAATCCGGTATGCTTTCCGTTTAAACGCACGGTTGGCACATAGATCATACATAAATTGTAAAATTATGGTCGGTGTTATGAACCAATTAGGACAACTCAGCCGCCCAAATGGTGTGGAAACAATGGGCAAATGAATCAAATGCTGTTTTTGGCAACGTTCGTTttactacaactactactTTAACGCTTACTTATCGCTcgaaatttcaattaaaactttcAGACCAACctcaacaaaaaccaaatcaaCCGAAGATGTTCAAGTCGCACCTGGAAATGATCGGAAGCTACGAGCCCATCAGCAAGAAGGCTCGCTTCTTCAACACCTACCTTAAGTCGCTCAAGGGTAAGTAGCGGAGTTGTCAGCTCCCTCGCTGATCTGTCCTTTGAGCATCGTTTACTAACTGTCGGTGCCCGCGCATTGCTCTAACACAGGCTCCCAGGACATCATGGCCAAGGAGAAGCGCAGCTACAGCTCGTCCTTCGAATCGCAGAGCATCTACAGTGACTCGAAATTCGCCTGCGAAAGAGTCAAGTCGCCCGGCTACCACTACAACCCGGTCAGCAAGGACACCTATGGCGTTACGCCGAGAAAGATCAATGCACGCGACTTCACCGTAAGTATCGGTAGCAGGGGTGGCCTACTTGGGCAGCTCGTTATCATTTTGGGGGTCACATTCATTAGCGCGACAGCGAATTCATGCGGGAAGGTGTCCATCACACAAAAATAGCCGGGATCTTGGCGGCTTTCGCTCGCGCAGTAAGCTAGAACTAGGGAGTTATCGTGCGGGATCGTCTGAAACCACCGCTACACACACGCTCGCGAAGGAATGCGTTCAAGGTGATAAAAATAAGTTCAACACATTTGAgtgggattttatttttatcagcaatacatgcacacacactgaaTCAGTTCTGACTGCTTGAGGTACTGTGCCCGAAGAATGTGAGGTGTCGGCAAAGGTTTGCAAtacatcttttaaaattggtgctCGATGACGAACGTACACAggggaagagggaaagaggacGAGCTCATTCGACTTGTCAttcaaaattgtgaaaaatgaTCTTTGCCAGAGTTTCATTGCCAGAGCAAGATCAAGTTCTAGCACCACTGAGAGTTTGTTTTCTCGCTGGGTGGACGTTAGTTGGGAGT encodes the following:
- the LOC1273985 gene encoding uncharacterized protein LOC1273985 isoform X2 gives rise to the protein MFKSHLEMIGSYEPISKKARFFNTYLKSLKGSQDIMAKEKRSYSSSFESQSIYSDSKFACERVKSPGYHYNPVSKDTYGVTPRKINARDFTR
- the LOC1273985 gene encoding uncharacterized protein LOC1273985 isoform X1, with product MFKSHLEMIGSYEPISKKARFFNTYLKSLKGSQDIMAKEKRSYSSSFESQSIYSDSKFACERVKSPGYHYNPVSKDTYGVTPRKINARDFTVSIGSRGGLLGQLVIILGVTFISATANSCGKVSITQK